The following proteins are encoded in a genomic region of Brachypodium distachyon strain Bd21 chromosome 1, Brachypodium_distachyon_v3.0, whole genome shotgun sequence:
- the LOC104582167 gene encoding E3 ubiquitin-protein ligase ATL9 → MAQYYWPPGFPYNFIPPPPPPSNIEPESSSHGRLVAGLVIGFVASLLLFTVFWSLSKGHRRSRTAQARAARAAAPLPREGDDERQVRLRRASAASPAARLPAFTYSPSVKHNVAGGGGEEAPSTCSVCLGAFQVGETVRLLPACLHLHHVECIDPWLDAHSTCPLCRSDTQPAVDVAPRPPV, encoded by the coding sequence ATGGCTCAGTACTACTGGCCCCCGGGCTTTCCATACAATTTCattccaccgccgccgcctccatcaaATATTGAGCCGGAGAGCTCGTCCCACGGAAGGCTTGTCGCCGGCCTCGTCATCGGCTTCGTGGCCTCCTTGCTCCTATTCACCGTGTTCTGGAGCCTCTCCAAGGGTCACCGCCGTAGCCGCACCGCTCAGGCtcgcgccgcgcgcgcggcggctcCTCTGCCGCGTGAGGGCGACGACGAGCGGCAGGTCCGCCTCCGCAGGGCCAGCGCCGCGAGCCCGGCGGCCCGGCTACCGGCTTTCACGTACAGCCCGTCCGTGAAGCACAACGtggcgggcggaggaggggaggaggcgccgTCGACGTGCTCGGTGTGCCTGGGCGCGTTCCAGGTCGGGGAGACGGTgcggctgctgccggcgtgccTGCACCTTCACCACGTGGAGTGCATCGACCCCTGGCTGGACGCGCACTCGACGTGCCCGCTCTGCCGTTCCGACACCCAACCGGCCGTGGACGTCGCCCCGCGACCACCTGTTTAA